AGGCGCAGAGGGTGCCCAGCACCACGGTGTGCAGCAGCGCCCCCAACGCGCGCAGCCGCGGCGTGAAGGCGTGGACGGGGAAGGGGCCGGACGCGTCGACGGTCATGGAGGGGGGCGTGGCTCGTCGCGCATTGCTTCGGAGCGAGCGGCTTCCGTAGCATACGCACCCCGGAGGCTCCCCGAGAACATGCGTTCCCCGCAGTCTGGCCCTGAGCGTCGCACGGATTCCGATGGTGTGACGCGGGTGACGCCCTCGCGCGAGTCCTCCAGCGCGGGCCCCTGGCTCATCGGGGGCGCCACCGCCATCACCGGCCTGTGCGTGGGGCTCTGCCTCTGGTGGCTCTCCCGCCCGGTGCCCATGGAGGACCTGCCGCCCATCGTCGTGGCCGCGAGCCCCGCCCCGGTGGCCCGCACGCCCGAACCCGTGCGCGCGCGTGCGCGCCCCTCCACCCCCGCCGCCGCGCTCGTGGAGGCGCCCGCCCCCATGCCCGTCGATGATCCACCTCCGCCGGAAGGCAAGAGCGGGACGGCGCTGTACCAGCGCGGCACCAAGCCGCTGAAGGTCGGGCTGGTCGTGCCCGACGACTTCGAGCTGCCTCCCGGCTACATGCGTCACTACCAGGCGACGGACAACGGCCAGCCCCTGGCCGCCATCCTGATGTTCCACCCGGACTTCACGCCCAAGGACGCCAACGGGCAGCCCATCCCCATCCCCGAGAACCGCGTGGTGCCCGAAGCGCTGGCGCCCCCTGGCATGCCCCACCGGATGCTGGAGCTTCCTGTCGAGGACGAGGACGCGCCGTGACCCTGGCGAAGGGGTGGGCCGGGGCGCTCCTGGGCGTCGCGGCGACCACCGGGTTGTTCGCCGCGTTCGGGCAACTGCAACCGGGTTTCGTGTGGCTGGGCGCGGTGGCCATGGCGCCATGGCTCGCGGCGGTGGACCGGGCCCGCTCCGCTCGCGGCGCGCTGGCCCTGGGCGCGCTGTTGTCGGTGACGTTCACCGCGGCGGTGTTCGGCTGGTTCCCGGGCGCCATCGCCGCGTACGCGCGCGCGCCGGTGTGGCTGTGCTGGGCCGTGTTCCTCCTCATCGCGCCCGTGCTGGAGCTCCAGTTCCTCACCGCCGCGTGGGTGCGGGCCTACGCGCGGCGGAAGGTGGGAGACGGGCCGCGGCTCGCGTGGGTGCCGCCCGTGCTGACCGCGCTCGTGTACGTGGGCACGGAGGGCTTCACGCCCAAGCTGTTCGCGGAGACGCTGGGCCACGGTCTCTACGCGTCGGAGACGCTGCGCCAGGGCGCGGACCTGGCGGGCGCCCCTGGCCTCACGCTGGGCCTGCTGCTCCTCAACGAGTGCGTCGTCGCGGTGGGGCAGGGGCTGGTGGCGCGGCGGGGCTCGTGGCGCGTGCCGGGCGTCGTGGCGGCCCTGCTGGCGCTGGTGGGCTTCGGCTACGGACACGTGCGGCTGGGGCAGGTGCGCGCGGCGGTGCGTGAGGCGCCGGCGCTGGTGGTGGGCGCGGTGCAGGCGAACATCACGAACATCGAGAAGCGGGCGGCGGAGCAGGGCACCTACGAAGTGGTGCGCGACATCCTGGATACGCACTACGCGATGTCGGACGCGCTGCTGCGCTCGGCGCCGCTGGACCTGCTGGTGTGGCCGGAGACGGTGTATCCGACGACGTTCGGCACGCCGAAGAGCGAGGACGGCGGAGCGCTGGACGAGGAGATCCGCGCCTGGGTGGCGGAGCGGGGCGTGCCGCTGGTGTTCGGAACGTACGACCTGGACGGCGAGCGCGAGTTCAACGCCGCCATGTTCCTGGGGCCCTCCGCGACGGGGGAGCTGGCGCGATCCGCGTATCGCAAGACGATGCTGTTCCCGCTCACGGAGTGGGTGCCGGATGCCATGGACACGCCCGCGCTGCGCGCGTGGATGCCGTGGACCGGCCGGTGGAAGCGCGGCCCCGGGCCTCGCCTGGTGGACTTCCGGTTGAACGGTGGCCGGGTGCTCCGGGTCGCGCCGCTCATCTGCTACGAGGCCCTCTTCCCCAACTACGTCGCGGCGGAGGTGCGCCAGGGCGCGGAGCTGATCCTCACGTTGTCGAACGACTCGTGGTTCTCCGGCACGCCCGCGCCCCGGCTGCACCTGATGCACGCGGCCTTCCGCAGCATCGAGACGCGCACCGCGCAGGTGCGGGTGACGAACTCCGGCATCTCCGCGTTCATCGACCCGGCGGGCGCGTGGACCTCCGCGCTGGAGGACAACCAGCGCGCAGGCACGGTGATGCGCGTGCCGGAGGCGGAGCGGCTGCATTCGCTCGCGGAGGCGTGGGGGGATTGGCTGTGGCCCGTGGCGCTGGCGCTGGCGGGGGGGCTGGGCGTGTGGCTTCGCCGTCAGCCCGCGCGCCTCCCCGGGTGATTCGGGAGCGCGCTCCCTCTCAGGTCGTCGCGGCGGTGTCCGCTCCGGGTGGGGAGGCGCGCCTCGCCAGTCCGAGCGCCGCGAGGGAGAGGAGCGCGGCGATGGCCACGCCCACGGCCATGGGCCGCGCGGTGCCATCGTGGCTCGCGCTCACCGCCGCGGAGGCCCCCGCCGCCAGCAGGAACTGGAGCGCGCCCAGCACCGCCGACGCGATGCCCGCCTGCTTCGCGTGGTGCTCCATCGCCAGCGCCGTCGCGTTGGGCGTGATGGCCCCCAGGCTGGAGACGAACACGAACAGCGACAGCGCGATGCTCCACAGACCACCGAAGCCCGTCGCCGCCACGGCCACCAGCGCGAGCCCCGCGAGCGCGGCGGTGCGCACCGCCTGCTTCAGCACCCGCTCCGGGGAGGAGCGCGACAGCAGCCAGTGGTTGAGCTGCGACACGGCCACCAGCCCCGCCGCGTTCGCTCCGAAGAACCACCCGAAGTGCTCCGGCTTCACGCCGTGCAGCGTG
This portion of the Corallococcus silvisoli genome encodes:
- the lnt gene encoding apolipoprotein N-acyltransferase, whose translation is MTLAKGWAGALLGVAATTGLFAAFGQLQPGFVWLGAVAMAPWLAAVDRARSARGALALGALLSVTFTAAVFGWFPGAIAAYARAPVWLCWAVFLLIAPVLELQFLTAAWVRAYARRKVGDGPRLAWVPPVLTALVYVGTEGFTPKLFAETLGHGLYASETLRQGADLAGAPGLTLGLLLLNECVVAVGQGLVARRGSWRVPGVVAALLALVGFGYGHVRLGQVRAAVREAPALVVGAVQANITNIEKRAAEQGTYEVVRDILDTHYAMSDALLRSAPLDLLVWPETVYPTTFGTPKSEDGGALDEEIRAWVAERGVPLVFGTYDLDGEREFNAAMFLGPSATGELARSAYRKTMLFPLTEWVPDAMDTPALRAWMPWTGRWKRGPGPRLVDFRLNGGRVLRVAPLICYEALFPNYVAAEVRQGAELILTLSNDSWFSGTPAPRLHLMHAAFRSIETRTAQVRVTNSGISAFIDPAGAWTSALEDNQRAGTVMRVPEAERLHSLAEAWGDWLWPVALALAGGLGVWLRRQPARLPG